The Acidimicrobiales bacterium genome includes a window with the following:
- the sucD gene encoding succinate--CoA ligase subunit alpha, which yields MSIFVDENTKVVVQGLTGSQGRFHGLRNRDYGTRVVAGVTPGKGGTDVDGIPVFDTVAEAVAATGADASFVVVPPKGAPAAILDAAAAGIGFIVCITEGIPAQDEALFFNTLRRDFPGTRLLGPNCPGVISPGKCNIGITSGDIALPGGPVGIVSRSGTLTYQALHELSQQKVGQTTCVGIGGDPVPGTSFIDCLSAFEADPDTRAVMMIGEIGGSAEEEAAAFIKESMSKPVVCYVAGVTAPPGRKMGHAGAIISGSQGTAQAKMAALEEAGATVALNPTEAGERMVEIVKSLG from the coding sequence GTGAGCATCTTCGTCGACGAGAACACCAAGGTGGTGGTGCAGGGCCTGACCGGCAGTCAGGGCCGGTTCCACGGCCTGCGCAACCGCGACTACGGGACCAGGGTCGTCGCCGGGGTCACCCCGGGCAAGGGCGGGACCGACGTGGACGGCATCCCCGTCTTCGACACCGTCGCCGAGGCCGTGGCGGCCACGGGCGCCGACGCGTCGTTCGTCGTCGTGCCGCCGAAGGGCGCCCCCGCGGCCATCCTCGACGCCGCCGCCGCGGGCATCGGCTTCATCGTGTGCATCACCGAGGGCATCCCCGCCCAGGACGAGGCCCTGTTCTTCAACACGCTGAGGCGAGACTTCCCCGGCACGAGGCTGCTCGGCCCGAACTGCCCGGGCGTGATCTCGCCGGGGAAGTGCAACATCGGCATCACCTCCGGGGACATCGCCCTGCCCGGCGGACCGGTCGGAATCGTGAGCCGGTCGGGGACGCTCACCTACCAGGCCTTGCACGAGCTGTCCCAGCAGAAGGTGGGGCAGACCACGTGTGTCGGCATCGGCGGCGATCCCGTGCCCGGCACCAGCTTCATCGACTGCCTGTCGGCCTTCGAGGCCGACCCCGACACCCGTGCCGTGATGATGATCGGGGAGATCGGCGGCTCGGCGGAGGAGGAGGCGGCGGCCTTCATCAAGGAGTCGATGTCCAAGCCCGTCGTCTGCTACGTCGCCGGGGTCACCGCGCCGCCGGGACGCAAGATGGGCCACGCCGGAGCCATCATCTCGGGCTCGCAGGGAACCGCGCAGGCCAAGATGGCGGCGCTCGAGGAGGCCGGCGCCACGGTGGCGCTCAACCCGACCGAGGCCGGCGAGCGCATGGTGGAGATCGTCAAGAGCCTCGGCTGA